The Rickettsia helvetica genome has a segment encoding these proteins:
- a CDS encoding helix-turn-helix domain-containing protein, whose amino-acid sequence MSSMLKQIRLDSGKTLNQVSSDLKIRKKYLVALEEEDFNVLPGEVYVRGYLKLYLDYLNVKDRNAEQIEATKQNETEKLLNNKRAMALINYKRKKQLVLISIIMLSIIIVSHPFIINA is encoded by the coding sequence ATGTCGTCAATGCTTAAGCAAATTAGGTTAGATTCAGGTAAAACTTTAAATCAGGTATCTAGTGATTTAAAAATTAGAAAAAAATATTTAGTAGCTTTAGAAGAGGAGGATTTTAATGTTTTACCGGGAGAAGTATACGTAAGAGGTTACTTAAAATTATACTTGGATTATCTTAATGTAAAAGATCGAAATGCAGAGCAGATAGAAGCTACTAAACAGAACGAAACCGAAAAATTATTAAATAATAAAAGAGCTATGGCATTGATAAATTATAAACGTAAAAAACAATTAGTACTTATATCTATTATAATGTTATCGATTATTATTGTAAGTCATCCATTCATAATTAATGCTTAA
- a CDS encoding MFS transporter, protein MKQTKSSNKVLGAFLGTIIEYYDYSLYGFSAAIIADKFFSAGTDPLIKLVNVFAVYAAAYLSKPMGAYIFGRIGDIYGRKKALSFTIIGIVIPTLIIGLLPDYSSIGVWSTIILVLCRFMQGIFIGGEYDGAAIYVIEHLGAKYRFTASAITRCTGVMGLLCGIGATNFFNSHIFPEWGWRIPFLLSLPLALITLYYRQKFDETPEFKEAHHSQDSIEKLSFIIKKQWKDILPLIFLAGGFGVTYQIAIIFMKQYLPIVLPSVGIIMSSFSVLIVICFAVCMPIAGFIADRLGVNSVLKTAFICTITASVFFVIAVKYQMTNLGLAASLMLAASVAPFNALAHSIVIKSFVVKERYRVISLGHNIGSMLMSGTANYICAKVIKSFDFNLFPILYLCMFAVLAYSMTILFNRNR, encoded by the coding sequence ATGAAACAAACAAAATCGAGCAATAAAGTTCTCGGTGCTTTTTTAGGCACTATCATTGAGTATTACGACTATAGTTTATATGGTTTTTCAGCGGCAATAATTGCCGATAAATTCTTTTCAGCCGGTACTGATCCATTAATAAAACTTGTAAATGTTTTTGCCGTTTATGCAGCAGCATATTTATCAAAACCTATGGGTGCTTATATTTTTGGACGTATAGGGGATATATACGGTCGAAAAAAAGCCTTAAGTTTTACGATTATCGGTATTGTAATTCCTACCTTAATAATCGGTTTATTGCCTGATTATTCTTCGATAGGAGTTTGGAGTACAATAATTTTAGTTTTATGTCGTTTCATGCAAGGTATTTTTATTGGAGGGGAATATGACGGTGCAGCGATTTATGTTATTGAACATTTAGGAGCAAAATACCGATTTACTGCCTCGGCGATAACTAGATGTACAGGAGTAATGGGTTTATTATGTGGGATTGGTGCAACTAATTTCTTTAATTCTCATATTTTTCCGGAGTGGGGTTGGCGTATTCCGTTTTTACTAAGTTTACCGCTTGCATTAATAACCCTTTATTACCGTCAAAAATTTGATGAAACACCGGAATTTAAAGAAGCACATCATAGTCAAGATTCTATTGAAAAACTTAGCTTCATAATTAAAAAGCAATGGAAGGATATTTTACCTCTTATATTCTTAGCCGGAGGTTTTGGAGTAACATATCAAATTGCGATCATCTTTATGAAGCAATATTTACCAATCGTATTACCTTCAGTCGGTATTATTATGAGTTCCTTTTCAGTCTTAATAGTAATATGCTTTGCTGTTTGCATGCCGATTGCCGGCTTTATTGCTGATCGTTTAGGAGTTAATTCAGTATTAAAAACTGCATTTATATGTACTATTACAGCAAGTGTATTTTTTGTGATAGCAGTAAAATATCAAATGACTAATTTAGGGCTTGCAGCTAGTTTAATGTTAGCTGCATCAGTTGCTCCTTTTAATGCTCTTGCTCATAGTATAGTTATTAAGTCTTTTGTAGTTAAAGAACGCTATCGTGTTATAAGTTTAGGGCATAATATCGGCTCAATGTTAATGTCCGGTACTGCTAATTATATTTGTGCAAAGGTAATAAAATCATTTGATTTTAACCTATTTCCGATTTTATATCTTTGCATGTTTGCCGTACTTGCTTATTCTATGACCATATTATTTAACCGTAATAGGTAA
- a CDS encoding phosphatidylglycerophosphatase A, with amino-acid sequence MFTKKQFSEFFATFFYIGKIKYCPGTFGSIAAFPLTYFLIYFIVNNKIIIPFSSLTLGEAQLVSIFIISFSICLILLILGTYFTKIYLNYTNSEDPKEMVIDEVVGQMLTIVLVFFSALFANESHLIKYFSPLTINIILLFILPFCLFRFFDIVKPWPINWFDKNIKGSIGIMLDDLLAAIFAAVTQYAIIFVLIDIRQ; translated from the coding sequence ATGTTTACTAAAAAACAATTTTCAGAATTTTTTGCTACTTTTTTTTATATCGGAAAAATAAAATACTGCCCAGGCACTTTTGGGTCGATTGCTGCTTTCCCTCTAACTTACTTCTTAATATATTTTATTGTTAATAACAAAATAATCATTCCTTTCTCAAGTCTTACTCTCGGTGAAGCTCAACTTGTCAGTATATTTATTATAAGCTTTAGCATATGTTTGATACTCTTAATACTCGGCACTTATTTTACTAAAATATATTTAAATTATACAAATTCAGAAGACCCTAAAGAAATGGTAATTGATGAAGTAGTAGGGCAAATGCTAACTATCGTTTTAGTATTTTTTTCCGCTTTATTTGCTAATGAATCGCATTTAATTAAATATTTTAGTCCGCTAACAATAAATATTATATTACTTTTCATATTACCTTTTTGTCTATTCCGATTTTTTGATATAGTAAAGCCCTGGCCTATTAATTGGTTTGACAAAAATATTAAGGGCAGTATCGGCATTATGCTTGATGATTTGCTAGCCGCAATATTTGCTGCGGTAACTCAATACGCAATTATATTTGTGTTAATAGATATTCGACAATAG
- a CDS encoding MBL fold metallo-hydrolase: MLTDPVWSERVSPFTFAGPKRVVKPGINFIDLPKIDVILINHNHYDHLDIRTIKDLWVRDKPKIITPLMNDIIIKKHITDAEIITLGWGRVISRTRNTAKFKKFLRR; this comes from the coding sequence ATCCTAACTGATCCGGTATGGTCGGAGCGGGTTAGTCCTTTTACTTTTGCAGGACCAAAGAGAGTGGTAAAACCTGGTATTAATTTTATCGATTTACCTAAAATAGATGTTATATTAATAAACCATAATCACTATGACCATTTAGACATCAGAACAATTAAAGATTTATGGGTACGAGATAAGCCTAAGATTATTACACCGCTAATGAATGACATAATAATCAAAAAACATATTACCGATGCAGAAATTATTACCTTAGGGTGGGGGAGAGTCATATCAAGAACAAGAAATACAGCTAAATTCAAAAAGTTTCTGAGAAGATGA
- the rplU gene encoding 50S ribosomal protein L21, with protein sequence MFAVIKAGGKQYKVDRNSVIKVEKIDGELGSKIQFDQILMIGEYSKPSFIGTPIVKGAVVTAEITNQLKDNKIIVFKKKRRKNYRRKAGHRQELTELKILDIIKQ encoded by the coding sequence ATGTTCGCAGTTATAAAAGCAGGTGGAAAACAATATAAAGTAGACAGAAATAGTGTTATTAAAGTCGAAAAAATTGATGGAGAACTTGGCTCTAAAATTCAGTTTGATCAAATTTTAATGATTGGCGAATACTCAAAGCCTTCTTTCATTGGTACTCCAATAGTTAAAGGGGCTGTCGTTACGGCTGAAATTACTAACCAGCTTAAGGATAATAAAATTATAGTTTTCAAGAAAAAACGTAGAAAAAATTATCGTCGTAAAGCCGGTCATCGTCAAGAATTGACAGAATTAAAAATATTAGATATTATCAAACAATAA
- the rpmA gene encoding 50S ribosomal protein L27, translating to MATKKAGGSSRNGRDSAGRRLGVKKADGQYVIPGNIIVRQRGTKVHPGTNVGLGRDHTIFALIEGRVEFLTKRNHKVVNVKEIASA from the coding sequence ATGGCAACCAAAAAAGCCGGTGGTAGTTCTAGGAACGGAAGAGACTCGGCCGGTCGAAGGCTGGGAGTTAAAAAAGCCGATGGACAATATGTAATACCCGGTAATATTATAGTTAGGCAACGCGGCACAAAAGTTCATCCTGGAACAAATGTAGGGCTTGGTAGAGATCATACAATATTTGCTTTGATAGAAGGTAGAGTAGAATTTTTAACTAAGCGAAATCATAAAGTCGTGAATGTTAAAGAAATTGCAAGTGCTTAA
- a CDS encoding helix-turn-helix domain-containing protein, whose product MSEDIRSKERFNRINDISETNKDGPEEIRNNFKKFVLNILETDNITPYKLSEKTGTHETAWKNFLDGRTKMPDMGAIVALADYKNVPLDEVIGRDINKEKKTMVEIKQTPEISASITKLPKDILQEAMLIGEKTRGFMHKPTTKETKSFAEQVKSSNKPKGRSI is encoded by the coding sequence ATGAGCGAAGATATAAGGTCAAAAGAAAGATTTAATCGGATTAACGATATATCAGAAACAAATAAAGATGGTCCAGAAGAAATTAGAAATAATTTTAAAAAATTTGTACTGAATATATTAGAAACAGACAATATAACCCCATATAAGTTAAGTGAAAAAACAGGTACCCATGAAACAGCATGGAAAAATTTTCTAGATGGTCGTACAAAAATGCCTGATATGGGAGCAATTGTTGCTCTTGCCGATTATAAAAATGTTCCACTAGATGAAGTAATAGGCAGAGATATAAATAAAGAAAAAAAGACAATGGTAGAAATAAAACAAACTCCGGAAATATCGGCATCTATAACTAAACTACCAAAAGACATACTTCAAGAAGCCATGTTGATAGGAGAAAAAACTAGAGGATTTATGCATAAACCGACAACTAAAGAGACAAAATCTTTTGCTGAACAAGTTAAAAGCTCTAATAAACCGAAAGGAAGGTCTATCTAA
- a CDS encoding palindromic element RPE1 domain-containing protein encodes MDNEILDCLQNEANKEEFEGDTKRSTAAYKEVREDASTGSTYKLPLEASYASSLKKLMEEVEHKLDDLLSTLLNNQNEVKKLQNENKELKDNYIKMLDQINIYINELEEIKKQQK; translated from the coding sequence ATGGATAATGAAATATTAGACTGCTTACAGAACGAAGCTAATAAAGAGGAATTTGAAGGAGACACGAAACGCAGCACTGCAGCGTACAAAGAAGTACGTGAGGATGCGAGTACCGGCTCGACGTACAAATTACCTTTAGAAGCAAGTTATGCAAGCAGTCTAAAAAAATTAATGGAAGAAGTTGAGCATAAACTCGATGATTTATTAAGTACGCTTTTAAATAATCAAAATGAAGTTAAAAAATTACAAAATGAAAATAAAGAATTAAAAGATAATTATATAAAAATGCTAGATCAAATTAACATTTATATTAATGAACTTGAAGAAATAAAAAAACAGCAAAAATAA
- a CDS encoding Sec-independent protein translocase subunit TatA yields MGMSFSHLLIVLLIIFVLFGAGKLPQVMSDLAKGLKAFKDGMKDDGSDNDKNK; encoded by the coding sequence ATGGGAATGAGCTTTAGCCATTTATTAATAGTTTTATTAATTATTTTTGTATTATTCGGTGCCGGCAAATTACCGCAAGTCATGTCCGATCTTGCTAAAGGTCTTAAAGCTTTTAAAGACGGTATGAAAGACGACGGTAGTGATAATGATAAAAACAAATAA
- a CDS encoding cell division protein ZapA has protein sequence MSIVTVTLNNKSFQLYCNNGDEEELLSLANKLNDKVAEIKLGSPTASFELLLVMASLNAQAEIASLTEKLDKNGFQKNHPDEEKFAETLTTIAGYLENLARKMGK, from the coding sequence ATGTCAATTGTTACGGTAACATTAAATAACAAGAGTTTTCAATTATATTGTAATAATGGAGATGAGGAAGAATTACTATCTTTAGCGAATAAATTAAATGATAAAGTAGCGGAAATTAAACTTGGTAGTCCTACAGCCTCTTTTGAGCTATTATTAGTTATGGCATCCCTTAATGCTCAAGCTGAAATAGCAAGCCTAACAGAAAAGCTTGATAAAAACGGCTTTCAAAAAAATCATCCAGACGAAGAAAAATTCGCAGAAACCTTAACTACTATAGCAGGTTACCTAGAAAACCTTGCACGTAAAATGGGAAAGTGA